The DNA window GAACGACAGTTTTTGACATCTCTTTTTCCCTCCCTCCGAACACACGTCAAGCACATAACCTAGTGTTATGTACTAAAAAATTATACCGTATACTTTAGACTTGGTCAATACTTTGAATTAAATTTAACTTGATTCAGTAAAAAGTTTAAAATTCCTACTCCTGCGCAAGCTCGTCGTAATTAAAAACTACTGAATCAAGCTAAGCATCCGGCGGATGTCACAGATTTTGAAAGGAGTTAATTGAGCAAGCTCAATTCAAAATCAGGACGGAATTACGCCGAGCCGTAATTTAATAACTAGATTTACTTTCCAAGCCTTGTACAATTTCTACACCAGAACTTGCACCTATTCTTGTAGCTCCTGCATCTACCATTGCTTGTAGATCTTCCAGATTCCGAACTCCCCCAGATGCTTTAACTCCTAGGTCAGGTCCAACTGTTTCGCGCATTAACTTCACTGCGCTAACTGTAGCACCTCCTGTAGAGAATCCTGTAGAAGTTTTAACAAAGTCTGCACCTGCAGTTTTTGATAGTTCACTTGCTTTCGCAATTTGTTCATCTGTCAATAAGCAAGTTTCTAAAATAACTTTCACAATCGCTTTTCCTTTTGCAGCTTCAACTACAGCTTCGATATCTCTTTGTACAAAGTTATAATCTTGATCTTTTAAAGCTCCAACGTTTATAACCATATCAATTTCATCCGCACCATTTTCAATAGCATCTGTTGTTTCAAATGCTTTTACAGCAGTTGTGCTTGCTCCAAGTGGGAAACCAATCACCGTACATACTTTTACTGGTGAATCTTGTAATAAAGTCGAACTAAGCTTTACCCAAGTTGGATTTACACATACAGAAGCAAATATATTTGTTTTAGCTTCTTCACAAAGTTTTTCAATTTGTTTTTTAGTCGCGTCTTGTTTTAGTAATGTATGATCGATTAATGCAGCAATATTTTGAGTCATTAAATTTTCCCCTCTCGAGTTGTACGTACCTCTCCATCATAATAGAGAATTAAAAAAAAAGCCAGTGAGATTATTCTCACTGACTCTAACATCCATCGGAGGCTTATTGGTTAAACTAATTCTTCTATCTGATCTAGTACACGGACAAATTGACCTTCATTAAATGGATAACCAGCTTTTGTGATTTTCACACGGACTAGCTTCCCAATTAATTCATCTGTGCCAGGAATAACAACCTTCAAATAATTATCCGTGTATCCTTCAACTAAATTAGCTTGGCCATCTAAGTTATGTTTTTCTTCTGGGATAATCTCTAGGACTTCGTCTTCGAATCTGGAAGCATATTCTGCTGCTAGTTGGTCATTCAACGTAATTAAACGGTGAACACGTTCATTTTTCACATCTTCGTCTACTTGGTCATCCATTCTTGCGGCAGGTGTACCTGTACGCTTAGAATATGGAAAAACATGAAGCTCAGAGAACTTTTGATCACGAATAAAACTAAACGTTTCCATAAATTCTTCTTCTGTTTCTCCTGGGAAGCCAACAATCACGTCAGATGTAATAGCTAAATCAGGAAGAGCTTCTCTTAAGCGATCTAATCGATTTGCAA is part of the Psychrobacillus sp. FSL H8-0483 genome and encodes:
- the deoC gene encoding deoxyribose-phosphate aldolase, which codes for MTQNIAALIDHTLLKQDATKKQIEKLCEEAKTNIFASVCVNPTWVKLSSTLLQDSPVKVCTVIGFPLGASTTAVKAFETTDAIENGADEIDMVINVGALKDQDYNFVQRDIEAVVEAAKGKAIVKVILETCLLTDEQIAKASELSKTAGADFVKTSTGFSTGGATVSAVKLMRETVGPDLGVKASGGVRNLEDLQAMVDAGATRIGASSGVEIVQGLESKSSY